From Kineosporia succinea, the proteins below share one genomic window:
- a CDS encoding ABC transporter ATP-binding protein: MDTPANSGSAVVGFATDPTTPSAIVLEGLTKTFGTVTAVNGLDLRIGAGEVVAFLGPNGAGKTSTIDMLLGLSRPDGGSVKVFGLDPAEAVAQGRIAAVMQTGGLLKDLTVRETVQLNASLYREARPVREVLERAGIEEIAGRRVGKCSGGEQQRLRFALALLPEPDLLVLDEPTTGMDVEARRAFWGAIRQDAAAGRTILFATHYLDEADAYADRIVMIRKGAVVADGTASQIRGMASGRQVRAVLPGADQVALAALPGVTSVQQQGDSVTLRCNDSDAVLRYLVTRTDAHDFEVTSRNLEDAFIALTTS; encoded by the coding sequence ATGGACACACCAGCGAACTCCGGTTCCGCGGTCGTCGGTTTCGCGACCGACCCGACCACACCGTCCGCCATCGTGCTCGAGGGTCTCACCAAGACCTTCGGGACGGTGACGGCCGTGAACGGCCTCGACCTGCGCATCGGGGCGGGTGAGGTGGTCGCGTTCCTCGGGCCGAACGGGGCCGGCAAGACGTCGACGATCGACATGCTGCTCGGGCTCAGCCGTCCGGACGGTGGCTCGGTGAAGGTGTTCGGGCTGGACCCGGCGGAAGCCGTGGCCCAGGGCCGGATCGCGGCCGTCATGCAGACCGGGGGGCTGCTGAAAGACCTGACCGTGCGGGAGACCGTGCAGCTGAACGCGTCGCTGTACCGGGAGGCCAGGCCGGTGCGGGAAGTGCTGGAGCGGGCCGGGATCGAGGAGATCGCCGGGCGCCGGGTGGGGAAGTGCTCGGGAGGGGAGCAGCAGCGTCTGCGGTTCGCGCTGGCGCTGCTGCCGGAGCCGGACCTGCTGGTGCTCGACGAGCCGACGACCGGCATGGATGTCGAGGCCCGGCGCGCCTTCTGGGGTGCGATCCGGCAGGACGCCGCGGCCGGCCGCACGATCCTGTTCGCCACGCACTACCTGGACGAGGCCGATGCGTACGCCGACCGGATCGTGATGATCCGCAAGGGTGCGGTGGTGGCCGACGGTACCGCGTCGCAGATTCGGGGCATGGCCTCGGGACGGCAGGTGCGGGCCGTGCTGCCGGGGGCCGACCAGGTGGCCCTGGCCGCACTGCCCGGCGTCACCTCGGTTCAGCAGCAGGGCGATTCGGTCACGCTGCGGTGCAACGACTCGGACGCGGTGCTGCGGTACCTGGTCACTCGCACCGACGCGCACGACTTCGAGGTCACCTCACGCAATCTCGAGGACGCCTTCATCGCACTCACCACTTCCTGA
- a CDS encoding ABC transporter permease translates to MSVTAVRGPVTFSPTYLVLELRRALRNRRTMIFLLIMPPVFFLLFGHGYKDSEPAAFAYVMVSMAVYGAMIATTSIGAQVSVERSQGWTRQLRLTSLRPTGYVLTKVGAALILGVVPILIVLGVGASMGAQLSAGEWISVAVLSWFCSLVFAAFGLFIGYLIPAENAMQFMGPVLALMSFFGGLFQPLDQMPQALQDIAPWMPTYAVGLVARSPITDSGLTVAHVADLLLWTAVFVAGTAVLFRRDTKRV, encoded by the coding sequence ATGTCTGTCACTGCTGTGCGGGGGCCGGTCACCTTCAGCCCCACCTACCTGGTGCTGGAACTGCGCCGGGCACTGCGCAACCGGCGCACGATGATCTTCCTGCTGATCATGCCGCCGGTGTTCTTCCTGCTCTTCGGGCACGGGTACAAGGACAGCGAACCGGCCGCGTTCGCCTACGTGATGGTGAGCATGGCGGTCTACGGCGCCATGATCGCGACCACCTCGATCGGAGCTCAGGTCTCGGTGGAACGGTCGCAGGGCTGGACCCGTCAGCTGCGCCTGACCTCGTTGCGGCCCACCGGTTACGTGCTCACGAAGGTCGGTGCCGCACTGATTCTCGGGGTGGTGCCGATCCTCATCGTGCTCGGGGTGGGGGCCTCGATGGGGGCGCAGCTGAGTGCGGGGGAGTGGATCTCGGTGGCCGTGCTGAGCTGGTTCTGCTCGCTCGTGTTCGCGGCGTTCGGGCTGTTCATCGGCTATCTGATCCCGGCCGAGAACGCGATGCAGTTCATGGGGCCGGTGCTGGCGCTGATGAGCTTCTTCGGAGGGCTCTTCCAGCCTCTCGACCAGATGCCGCAGGCCCTGCAGGACATCGCGCCGTGGATGCCGACCTACGCGGTGGGGCTGGTGGCCCGCAGCCCGATCACCGACTCCGGGCTGACCGTTGCGCACGTGGCGGATCTTCTGCTCTGGACGGCGGTTTTCGTGGCGGGGACGGCGGTGCTGTTCCGTCGGGACACGAAGCGGGTCTGA
- a CDS encoding sensor histidine kinase: protein MSVDMGSRRVVRIGPLSFSARWLLTLVWLFYLHDTFTVAIHLDPVARRVVSLVLLVGFCLLYGYGFSIARVSQWRARDVGPVVRGSVVVGALALTLAVTLLVGQTGLALLVYDAVMAIMLLRAEVALGTVVALIAAVEITARTVPGWEEQNGLAIALVLASVAVWGISQMIARNVELAQAQQEIARLAVSRERDRFARDLHDLLGHTLTVITMKSELAGRLVPLAPERAEQEIAEVERLARDALADVRAAVAGYREVTLATELVSARTALDAAGIVAELPSAVDEVPGERRELFGWAVREGVTNVVRHSGAERCRVVLSRNCVEIVDDGVGVSGSGGGSAELEHEASTSASHSVPAGGQGLRGLRERAEAVGAGVSVGHGDAGRGFRLRVGW from the coding sequence ATGAGTGTGGACATGGGTTCGCGCCGGGTGGTGCGTATCGGGCCCCTCTCGTTCTCGGCCCGGTGGCTGCTCACCCTGGTCTGGCTGTTCTACCTGCACGACACCTTCACCGTGGCCATCCATCTGGATCCGGTTGCCCGGCGGGTGGTCTCGCTCGTTCTGCTGGTGGGGTTCTGCCTCCTCTACGGCTACGGATTCAGCATCGCCCGGGTCTCACAGTGGCGGGCCCGCGACGTCGGGCCGGTGGTGCGGGGCTCGGTGGTGGTGGGCGCGCTGGCGCTCACGCTGGCCGTGACGCTGCTGGTCGGGCAGACCGGGCTGGCGCTGCTGGTCTACGACGCGGTGATGGCGATCATGCTGCTGCGTGCGGAGGTGGCGCTGGGCACGGTGGTCGCGCTGATCGCGGCGGTGGAGATCACCGCGCGCACGGTGCCGGGCTGGGAGGAGCAGAACGGCCTCGCCATCGCCCTGGTGCTGGCGTCGGTGGCGGTCTGGGGGATCTCGCAGATGATCGCGCGCAACGTCGAGCTGGCCCAGGCGCAGCAGGAGATCGCGCGGCTGGCGGTGTCCCGTGAGCGCGACCGGTTCGCCCGTGACCTGCACGATCTGCTCGGGCACACGCTGACCGTGATCACGATGAAGTCCGAGCTGGCCGGGCGTCTGGTGCCGCTGGCGCCGGAGCGGGCCGAGCAGGAGATCGCCGAGGTGGAGCGGCTGGCCCGCGACGCGCTGGCCGACGTGCGGGCGGCGGTGGCCGGGTACCGGGAGGTCACGCTGGCCACGGAGCTGGTGTCGGCGCGCACGGCGCTCGACGCGGCGGGCATCGTGGCCGAGCTGCCCAGTGCCGTCGACGAGGTGCCGGGTGAACGCCGGGAGCTGTTCGGGTGGGCGGTGCGGGAGGGCGTGACGAACGTGGTGCGGCACTCCGGGGCCGAGCGCTGCCGGGTGGTGCTGAGCCGGAACTGCGTGGAGATTGTGGACGACGGGGTGGGGGTTTCGGGGTCGGGCGGGGGATCCGCTGAGCTCGAGCACGAGGCGAGCACCAGTGCTTCTCACTCCGTTCCGGCGGGTGGTCAGGGCCTGCGAGGTCTGCGGGAGCGTGCTGAGGCGGTCGGCGCGGGGGTGTCGGTGGGGCACGGGGACGCGGGGCGCGGGTTTCGGTTGCGGGTGGGGTGGTGA
- a CDS encoding response regulator transcription factor — protein sequence MSERELVNDPEAGRIRLLLADDQAMVRGALAALLGLEPDLEVVAEVGRGDEVVAAALGSGAQVALVDVEMPGQDGIAATRELRAAVPGCRVLIVTTFGRPGYLRRAMEAGASGFVVKDTPARQLADAVRRVHQGLRVVDPALAAESLTAGASPLTSRETEVLEAARDGGTVADLAGKLHLSAGTVRNHLSSAIGKTGARTRAEAVRVAEENGWLLR from the coding sequence ATGAGTGAACGGGAGCTCGTGAACGATCCTGAGGCGGGGCGCATCCGGCTGCTGCTGGCCGACGACCAGGCGATGGTGCGCGGGGCGCTGGCCGCGTTGCTCGGGCTGGAGCCCGATCTCGAGGTCGTGGCCGAGGTGGGCCGGGGCGACGAGGTGGTGGCCGCGGCGCTGGGCAGCGGGGCACAGGTGGCGCTGGTCGACGTGGAGATGCCCGGGCAGGACGGCATCGCCGCCACCCGGGAGCTGCGGGCGGCCGTGCCGGGGTGCCGGGTGCTGATCGTCACCACGTTCGGGCGGCCGGGGTACCTGCGGCGGGCGATGGAGGCGGGGGCGAGCGGGTTCGTCGTGAAAGACACACCGGCCCGCCAGCTCGCCGATGCCGTGCGGCGGGTGCACCAGGGACTGCGGGTGGTCGATCCGGCGCTGGCGGCGGAGTCGCTGACGGCCGGGGCCAGTCCGCTGACCAGCCGCGAGACCGAGGTGCTGGAGGCCGCGCGCGACGGCGGCACGGTCGCCGACCTGGCCGGCAAGCTGCACCTGAGCGCGGGCACGGTGCGCAACCACCTGTCGTCGGCGATCGGCAAGACCGGCGCCCGCACCCGCGCCGAGGCGGTCCGGGTCGCCGAGGAGAACGGATGGCTGCTGCGCTGA
- a CDS encoding HAD family hydrolase: MTEFDAILFDAGGVLLLPDPGMTGPLVAPFGGSTDPETLRRAHFAGAHAMDLAREEGEESDWRAYASAFLRAAGVATTDKRIESFVEGFGNTRWQHPMPEAARTLLALEERNVPIGIVSNAEGQVEGDLARLGICGVDTPGTARVVCVVDSHVVGVRKPDPAIFRHALDALGLDASSRIAYVGDTVFYDVRSATAAGLTPLLHDPYGLHAADPHPSGPHRVLPQLSDLLSYVA; encoded by the coding sequence ATGACGGAGTTCGACGCGATCCTGTTCGACGCCGGCGGCGTGCTGCTCCTGCCCGATCCGGGGATGACGGGTCCGCTGGTGGCCCCGTTCGGCGGCTCGACCGATCCCGAGACCCTGCGCCGGGCCCACTTCGCCGGCGCCCACGCCATGGACCTGGCCCGCGAGGAGGGGGAGGAGTCCGACTGGCGGGCCTACGCGAGCGCCTTCCTGCGGGCCGCCGGGGTGGCCACCACCGACAAGCGCATCGAGAGCTTCGTCGAGGGCTTCGGCAACACGCGGTGGCAGCACCCGATGCCCGAGGCCGCCCGCACCCTGCTCGCTCTCGAAGAGCGCAACGTGCCGATCGGCATCGTCTCCAACGCCGAGGGGCAGGTCGAGGGCGACCTGGCCCGGCTCGGCATCTGCGGTGTCGACACCCCGGGCACCGCCCGGGTGGTCTGCGTGGTCGACTCGCACGTGGTCGGTGTCCGCAAACCCGACCCCGCGATCTTCCGGCACGCTCTCGACGCCCTGGGGCTCGACGCGTCCTCACGCATCGCCTACGTGGGCGACACCGTGTTCTACGACGTCCGCTCGGCCACCGCGGCCGGGCTCACGCCCCTGCTGCACGACCCCTACGGCCTGCACGCGGCCGACCCGCATCCGAGCGGGCCGCACCGGGTGCTGCCGCAGCTGAGCGATCTGCTGAGCTACGTGGCGTGA
- a CDS encoding SRPBCC family protein yields the protein MPEYQRTLTIEASPDDLFDYLSRVENLPTYFSGLTSAHSATGDEVHVTAEVPAEATQSGHPEKVESNASFAVDADNRSISWGTPALNDHDYGGSLQVTASGPGAQLAVTLHTEHDDPDTINAGLDETLRNIDRLVTQRPDLQ from the coding sequence ATGCCCGAGTACCAGCGCACCCTCACGATCGAAGCCAGCCCGGACGACCTGTTCGACTACCTGTCCCGGGTGGAGAACCTGCCCACCTACTTCTCCGGCCTGACCAGTGCCCACTCCGCCACCGGCGACGAGGTGCACGTGACCGCCGAGGTGCCGGCCGAGGCCACGCAATCGGGACATCCGGAGAAGGTCGAGTCGAACGCCTCGTTCGCGGTGGACGCGGACAACCGGTCCATCTCGTGGGGCACGCCCGCCCTGAACGACCATGACTACGGCGGATCGTTGCAGGTCACGGCCTCGGGGCCGGGCGCTCAGCTGGCCGTCACCCTGCACACCGAGCACGACGACCCGGACACGATCAACGCCGGGCTGGACGAGACGCTGCGCAACATCGACCGGCTGGTCACGCAGCGGCCCGACCTGCAGTAG
- the dusB gene encoding tRNA dihydrouridine synthase DusB yields the protein MGHVTALQVGPHRVATPVVLAPMAGITNTAFRRLCREQMAAEGGEGLFVSEMVTSRALIERNDESMRLIQHDPDENPRSVQLYGVDPVTVGACVKMLLDENRADHIDLNFGCPVQKVTRKGGGAALPWKADLFRAIVSAAVKAATPHGVPVTVKMRKGIDADHLSYLDAGRIAEDEGVATVALHGRTAAEYYSGQADWSAIAKLKQAVTSIPVLGNGDIWSADDAVRMMAETGADGVVVGRGCLGRPWLFADLAAAMNGRSERLEPGLGYVLDTMRRHIQLLTEHYDGYEKPYKKTGHDAESNAENRACRDFRKHIAWYFKGYVVGKEIRTGLAMISSLAEFDELAGQLDGSQPYPGEGAEGPRGRAGSPRQVSLPAGWLDSREIDAEFTRVLREAELSVSGG from the coding sequence ATGGGACACGTGACAGCTCTGCAGGTCGGCCCCCACCGCGTCGCCACCCCCGTCGTACTCGCCCCGATGGCGGGCATCACCAACACGGCGTTCCGGCGGCTGTGCCGTGAGCAGATGGCGGCCGAGGGCGGCGAGGGGCTGTTCGTCAGCGAGATGGTCACGTCACGGGCCCTGATCGAGCGCAACGACGAGTCGATGCGCCTGATCCAGCACGATCCCGACGAGAACCCGCGCAGCGTGCAGCTCTACGGCGTCGACCCGGTGACGGTCGGGGCCTGCGTGAAGATGCTGCTCGACGAGAACCGCGCCGACCACATCGACCTCAACTTCGGCTGCCCGGTGCAGAAGGTCACCCGCAAGGGCGGGGGAGCGGCCCTGCCCTGGAAGGCCGACCTGTTCCGGGCCATCGTCTCGGCCGCGGTGAAGGCGGCCACGCCGCACGGGGTGCCGGTCACGGTGAAGATGCGCAAGGGCATCGACGCCGACCACCTGTCGTACCTCGACGCCGGGCGCATCGCCGAGGACGAGGGCGTCGCCACGGTCGCGCTGCACGGCCGCACGGCCGCCGAGTACTACTCCGGCCAGGCCGACTGGTCGGCGATCGCGAAGCTCAAGCAGGCCGTCACCAGCATCCCGGTGCTCGGTAACGGCGACATCTGGTCGGCCGACGACGCGGTGCGCATGATGGCCGAGACCGGTGCCGACGGGGTGGTCGTGGGTCGCGGGTGCCTGGGCCGGCCGTGGCTGTTCGCCGACCTGGCCGCCGCCATGAACGGCCGCTCCGAGCGTCTGGAGCCGGGTCTGGGCTACGTGCTCGACACCATGCGCCGCCACATCCAGCTGCTCACCGAGCACTACGACGGTTACGAGAAGCCCTACAAGAAAACCGGTCACGACGCCGAGAGCAATGCCGAGAACCGGGCCTGCCGCGACTTCCGCAAGCACATCGCCTGGTACTTCAAGGGTTACGTGGTGGGCAAGGAGATCCGCACCGGCCTGGCCATGATCAGTTCGCTGGCCGAGTTCGACGAGCTCGCCGGCCAGCTCGACGGCAGCCAGCCCTACCCGGGCGAGGGCGCCGAGGGGCCGCGCGGCCGGGCGGGGTCGCCGCGTCAGGTGTCGCTGCCGGCCGGCTGGCTCGACAGCCGCGAGATCGACGCGGAATTCACCCGCGTGCTGCGTGAGGCGGAACTGTCCGTTTCCGGAGGGTGA
- a CDS encoding deoxyguanosinetriphosphate triphosphohydrolase: MSRFYHGPEVGYAFEDQQRWYPEPPKDPRRGEFSRDRARVVHSSALRRLSAKTQVVGPHSDEFVRNRLTHSLEVAQVGRELASALGCDPDVVDTACLAHDLGHPPFGHNGETALDEICSGVGGFEGNAQTLRVLTRLEPKVMGPRRPHGLNLTRASLDAVAKYPWRSGESPQEGSRKFGVYDDDLEVFGWLRTGAPDRHRCIEAQVMDLADDVAYSVHDVEDAVVSLRLDPRLLTDDDEAARVVEQVRAWYLPHVPESDLLEGLNRLRRLPAWVTGFEGDYASLAALKNMTSQLIGRFVRSVEEATREVSGDGPLTRYYADLVVPKETEIEIAVLKGLAVVYVMTVEDRQPLYTRQRELLMELTQVLEDRAPKVLDLPFALAWNEAADDAGRLRAVIDQVASLTDARAVAWHHELLPN; this comes from the coding sequence GTGAGCCGGTTCTACCACGGGCCCGAGGTGGGTTATGCCTTCGAGGATCAGCAGCGCTGGTACCCGGAGCCGCCCAAAGATCCGCGCCGGGGCGAGTTCTCGCGCGACCGTGCCCGGGTGGTGCACTCGTCGGCGCTGCGCCGGCTGAGCGCCAAGACCCAGGTGGTGGGCCCGCACTCGGACGAGTTCGTGCGCAACCGCCTGACCCACAGCCTCGAGGTGGCGCAGGTCGGGCGAGAGCTGGCCTCGGCCCTGGGCTGTGATCCGGACGTCGTCGACACGGCCTGCCTGGCGCACGACCTCGGGCACCCGCCGTTCGGTCACAACGGTGAGACTGCTCTCGACGAGATCTGTTCGGGCGTGGGTGGTTTCGAGGGCAACGCGCAGACGCTGCGGGTGCTCACGCGTCTCGAGCCCAAGGTGATGGGTCCGCGACGTCCGCACGGGCTCAACCTGACCCGTGCGTCCCTCGACGCCGTGGCGAAATACCCGTGGCGCAGCGGGGAATCGCCGCAGGAGGGCTCGCGCAAGTTCGGCGTCTACGACGACGACCTCGAGGTGTTCGGCTGGCTGCGCACCGGCGCTCCCGACCGGCACCGCTGCATCGAGGCCCAGGTGATGGACCTGGCCGACGACGTGGCCTACAGCGTGCACGACGTGGAAGACGCGGTGGTCTCGCTGCGTCTGGACCCGCGCCTGCTCACCGACGACGACGAGGCCGCCCGCGTGGTGGAACAGGTGCGGGCCTGGTACCTGCCGCACGTGCCGGAGAGCGACCTGCTCGAGGGCCTGAACCGGCTGCGCCGGCTGCCCGCGTGGGTCACCGGCTTCGAGGGCGACTACGCCTCGCTGGCCGCCCTGAAGAACATGACGTCGCAGCTCATCGGCCGTTTCGTGCGCTCGGTGGAAGAGGCCACCCGGGAGGTCTCGGGCGACGGGCCGCTCACCCGCTACTACGCCGATCTGGTGGTGCCGAAGGAGACCGAGATCGAGATCGCGGTGCTCAAGGGGCTGGCCGTGGTCTACGTGATGACCGTCGAAGACCGTCAGCCGCTCTACACCCGGCAGCGAGAACTGCTGATGGAGCTCACCCAGGTGCTCGAAGACCGGGCTCCGAAGGTGCTCGACCTGCCGTTCGCCCTGGCCTGGAACGAGGCCGCCGACGACGCGGGCCGGCTGCGGGCCGTGATCGACCAGGTCGCGAGCCTCACCGACGCCCGGGCCGTGGCCTGGCACCACGAGCTCCTTCCCAACTGA
- the dnaG gene encoding DNA primase, with amino-acid sequence MRIRREDVEAVRERSRIDEVVGEYVTLRTAGIGALKGLCPFHDEKTPSFNVRPTVGFYHCFGCQKGGDVISFVMEIDHLSFAEAVERLAQRIGLQLRYEDESGNEGKRPDQAGVNQRRRLLEANRMAEQFYIEQLGTSPEASIGRQFLVDRGFDQAAAAHFGVGFAPRGGEVLTRHLTGRGFTGDELVSAGISGQGRRGLYDRFRGRLIWPIRDVTGGTLGFGARRLFDDDTIEAKYLNTPETSLYKKSHVLYGVDLAKREIAKNHQVVVVEGYTDVMSCHLAGETTAVATCGTAFAADHIRIVRRLIGDERNSDGRVIFTFDGDKAGQNAALKAFEDDQKFVSQTYVSIAPSGMDPCDLRLRHGNEAVRELIAGRRPMFEFKIESIINGVDLSTVEGGARALRLAAPVVANIRDEVIRLGYAVKLAGMLGMDEELVRQSVARAQRAGAVGGGNGGRAEQSGGNKASGGGRQWNNRRNEGPAGGIQQPDGSWQMPDGTYILPPEPKKGWKGKDGKGGKGGGNWGERDRQRWNNGEGKTGFSGGQNVNGGQNFNGGQNFSGGNSWDEPPPEDMPPPEDEPPYDAYENHGGPVTPGTTTSPTQVPETPRRPPRPTLSRPDPRDKNAAIERQALECMLQVPRLVPSAETDALPADTFQTPLYRAIHEAIRGAGGIAVAVGLTEAAWVALVQDFAPDPVVPMITELVVAPLPTLEDEVALARYAAGMILHIAEAQLAREISSLKAAWQRGEDVGMRVMELEIAKRALSERKHGVT; translated from the coding sequence GTGAGGATCCGCCGCGAAGACGTAGAAGCAGTTCGCGAGCGGTCCCGCATCGACGAGGTCGTCGGCGAGTACGTCACGCTCCGCACCGCCGGCATCGGCGCGCTGAAGGGGCTGTGCCCGTTCCACGACGAGAAGACGCCGTCCTTCAACGTGCGGCCGACCGTGGGTTTCTACCACTGCTTCGGCTGCCAGAAGGGCGGCGACGTCATCTCCTTCGTGATGGAGATCGACCACCTGTCGTTCGCCGAGGCGGTCGAGCGGCTGGCCCAGCGCATCGGCCTGCAGCTGCGGTACGAAGACGAGTCGGGCAACGAGGGCAAGCGTCCCGACCAGGCGGGCGTCAACCAGCGCCGGCGGCTGCTCGAGGCCAACCGGATGGCCGAGCAGTTCTACATCGAGCAGCTGGGCACCTCGCCCGAGGCCTCGATCGGCCGGCAGTTCCTGGTCGACCGCGGCTTCGACCAGGCCGCGGCCGCGCACTTCGGGGTCGGGTTCGCGCCGCGCGGGGGTGAGGTGCTCACCCGGCACCTGACCGGGCGCGGGTTCACCGGCGACGAACTGGTCTCGGCGGGCATCTCCGGGCAGGGGCGGCGTGGGCTCTACGACCGCTTCCGCGGCCGGCTGATCTGGCCGATCCGCGACGTCACGGGCGGCACGCTCGGCTTCGGCGCGCGGCGGCTGTTCGACGACGACACGATCGAGGCCAAGTACCTCAACACCCCCGAGACGAGCCTCTACAAGAAGTCGCACGTGCTCTACGGCGTCGACCTGGCCAAGCGGGAGATCGCCAAGAACCACCAGGTGGTCGTGGTCGAGGGCTACACCGACGTGATGTCGTGCCACCTGGCCGGCGAGACCACCGCGGTCGCCACCTGCGGCACCGCCTTCGCCGCCGACCACATCCGCATCGTGCGGCGCCTGATCGGCGACGAGCGCAACTCCGACGGCCGGGTCATCTTCACGTTCGACGGTGACAAGGCCGGGCAGAACGCGGCGCTCAAGGCCTTCGAAGACGACCAGAAGTTCGTCTCACAGACCTACGTCTCGATCGCCCCCAGCGGCATGGACCCCTGTGACCTGCGGCTCCGGCACGGCAACGAGGCGGTGCGCGAGCTGATCGCGGGCCGTCGCCCGATGTTCGAGTTCAAGATCGAGTCGATCATCAACGGGGTCGACCTCAGCACGGTCGAGGGGGGTGCCCGGGCGCTGCGGCTGGCCGCGCCCGTCGTCGCGAACATCCGCGACGAGGTGATCCGCCTGGGCTACGCGGTCAAGCTCGCGGGCATGCTCGGCATGGACGAGGAGCTGGTGCGTCAGTCGGTCGCGCGGGCCCAGCGGGCAGGGGCTGTCGGCGGTGGCAACGGTGGACGCGCCGAGCAGTCCGGGGGCAACAAGGCCTCCGGGGGTGGCCGGCAGTGGAACAACCGGCGGAACGAGGGGCCGGCCGGGGGAATTCAGCAGCCCGACGGGTCGTGGCAGATGCCCGACGGCACCTACATCCTGCCGCCCGAGCCGAAGAAGGGCTGGAAGGGCAAGGACGGCAAGGGCGGTAAGGGCGGCGGCAACTGGGGTGAGCGGGACCGTCAGCGCTGGAACAACGGCGAGGGCAAGACCGGTTTCAGCGGCGGCCAGAACGTCAACGGCGGCCAGAACTTCAACGGGGGCCAGAACTTCAGCGGCGGCAACTCGTGGGACGAGCCGCCGCCCGAGGACATGCCCCCGCCCGAAGACGAGCCGCCGTACGACGCGTACGAGAACCACGGCGGGCCGGTGACACCCGGCACCACCACGTCACCCACACAGGTGCCCGAAACGCCCCGTCGTCCACCGCGTCCCACATTGTCGCGCCCCGACCCCCGCGACAAGAACGCGGCGATCGAGCGGCAGGCGCTGGAGTGCATGCTGCAGGTGCCGCGCCTGGTGCCGTCGGCCGAGACCGACGCGCTGCCCGCCGACACCTTCCAGACCCCGCTCTACCGGGCGATTCACGAGGCGATCCGGGGCGCGGGCGGGATCGCGGTCGCGGTCGGCCTGACCGAGGCGGCCTGGGTGGCCCTGGTGCAGGACTTCGCCCCCGACCCGGTCGTCCCGATGATCACCGAGCTGGTGGTGGCGCCGCTGCCCACGCTCGAAGACGAGGTGGCGCTCGCCCGCTACGCCGCGGGCATGATCCTGCACATCGCCGAAGCCCAGCTGGCGCGCGAGATCTCGTCGCTCAAGGCGGCCTGGCAGCGCGGTGAGGACGTCGGGATGCGGGTCATGGAGCTCGAGATCGCCAAACGTGCTCTCTCCGAGCGGAAGCACGGTGTGACCTGA
- a CDS encoding MarR family winged helix-turn-helix transcriptional regulator: protein MDNGYGGPESYDPEYGAPLAHNWNFESRRRPAPSPDASAEESLTVEEPATVEHPHDPLADRELTFLLGAAYQAILASSGAEMHTAGYDGLRPVHDTILHTLHEGGHTSGELAEVLGISQKETVQLIRDLEKRGHLRQAPHPSGGRRVLYVLTDKAQQHLRAAGYVQARLETRLVEKVGAEGMSELRSRLAQLVRAQVGDEVPPPRFS, encoded by the coding sequence ATGGACAACGGCTACGGCGGCCCGGAGAGCTACGACCCGGAGTACGGCGCGCCGCTGGCCCACAACTGGAACTTCGAGAGCCGGCGGCGGCCCGCCCCGTCGCCGGACGCCTCCGCCGAGGAATCGCTCACCGTCGAGGAGCCGGCCACCGTCGAGCATCCGCACGACCCGCTGGCCGACCGCGAGCTGACGTTCCTGCTCGGGGCCGCCTACCAGGCGATCCTGGCCTCCTCGGGCGCCGAGATGCACACGGCGGGCTACGACGGCCTGCGCCCGGTGCACGACACGATCCTGCACACGCTGCACGAGGGCGGGCACACCAGCGGGGAGCTCGCCGAGGTGCTCGGGATCAGCCAGAAAGAGACCGTGCAGCTCATCCGCGACCTGGAGAAGCGCGGTCATCTGCGTCAGGCCCCGCACCCCTCGGGCGGGCGGCGCGTGCTCTACGTGCTCACCGACAAGGCCCAGCAGCACCTGCGGGCGGCGGGCTACGTGCAGGCCCGGCTCGAGACCCGTCTGGTCGAGAAGGTCGGCGCCGAGGGCATGAGCGAGCTGCGCTCGCGTCTGGCCCAGCTGGTGCGGGCGCAGGTGGGCGACGAGGTGCCCCCACCGCGCTTCTCCTGA
- a CDS encoding YciI family protein: MRYLILLKAAENQLGGTPPPELFAEIAKLGEEATKAGVLLDTAGLTPSAAGTRVSLEDGKISVTDGPFTEAKETIVSYAMYELRSQEEAVEWTRRFLQVHVDFWPGWEGSSEIRRVMGPEDFGAAFAPE; the protein is encoded by the coding sequence GTGCGCTACCTGATCCTGCTCAAGGCCGCCGAGAACCAGCTGGGCGGCACCCCTCCGCCGGAGCTGTTCGCCGAGATCGCGAAGCTCGGGGAGGAGGCGACGAAGGCCGGTGTGCTGCTCGACACCGCTGGGCTCACCCCCTCGGCCGCCGGTACCCGGGTGTCGCTGGAGGACGGGAAGATCAGTGTCACCGACGGCCCGTTCACCGAGGCCAAGGAGACCATCGTCAGCTACGCCATGTACGAGCTGCGCAGCCAGGAGGAGGCCGTCGAGTGGACGCGGCGGTTCCTTCAGGTGCACGTGGACTTCTGGCCGGGCTGGGAGGGCTCGTCCGAGATCCGCCGGGTGATGGGGCCGGAGGACTTCGGTGCGGCTTTCGCCCCGGAGTGA